TCTCTTAGCGAGCCGGGCAGGGGGAGGGGCGAGTCTCTTTTCGGCGACAGCACGAAGTAGTTCGTTTCGCGCAGGCCGTTTGGGGGCGGCTTCGCGTCCTCGACGGGCTGCGCGCGCGCTCGCTGGCCCGTCAGCGACTGGAAGGCGCCCAGACGCGAGCTGTGCGTCGCCCTGGGGTCGGTCGGGCGGGCGTCGGACGTCGGAGGCGTGTCCGACAGCAGTCTGTAGGGACTAGCCGCGTTCCCGTTGACCGGGAGGGGCGTGAAGGGGGGCGTGGCCGCGCTCGCGGCCTTGACGGCCTGAGGCTGCTGCGAGGTGAAGAAACGACGGAAGGCGGACGGCGTCAGGCTTTGTCTGAAACAAACGGGAAAGTAATGAGCACAGCAATCTGTCTCCTgagtgatttaaaaaaaaattaatctctTAACATCTTCAGAATTAATGCAGGTTTCATCCAAAACACTGCCTGTGACATGAAACCCTCTGCTTCTCAAAATTAAAACGTTAGATGACTGTTCAGAGGTCACAGAAGAAGACAAATACTACAAGACACTTGAATAACTCTTCTATCAAACTCAAACTTCTTGACGAATTATTCCTGCATGCATGTTATAACATAGTAGAACAACCATTTagttgaataaaagaaaaagaacTAATGTAAGAGTAGAATACTGTATTTTATCCACGATTGTACAATAGTACACCACATTTTCATTAATATCTTATGACATTCCAATATTGCTATCTATAGCAATATCTCTATGTTCAGGACTTCTGTCCGTGGTTGTGACCATAAAGTTTGATAAACCAGTGAATAATGGCTGATAAATCACATCAATGTCATAATGCTCAAGAAAACAGATAATGATCACTTCAAACATCGTTCTTTGATCAATTTATGCTGGTAGAAAACGAAAATCATGATTCTCTCCAATCTGGAGAAAATTGGGAGGTTAGACATCAATCTCATGCAGATAATTAGGTAAGTTCAACTCAATCAATATTTTAGAAAggattaaatgaaaaaccaaGTTATTTGCATAATTTTTAGAAAACTTATAAATTAGTAAGACAAAACAAAACGTCACTAACCATGCAACATACCTATTGGCTGACCTATCAGCCTCATCCACTGCTTCGATAAACCATTTTCCGACATTTACCTCCTCCGTTTCGTACTTTTTAATGAACGCATGCTTTTTCAATTCTCGATACTTGGGTCTGCTCTGATGTTGCTTCCGCAAGctgaaaattataaaatgtCTTCTGGCTTCAACCCAACATACTGCGTTATCAACCACATATTGATAGTAAATACAAAAATAAACAAcataattattttattgaggttATACAATGTAGaagccatagacatagagtatATATGTCTATGGTAGAAGCTTGATGTGTCAAGAATTAAGGTTATGTCAACAGTTCTATGCCACAACTGTCAATTTGACGATCATAGAATAGCAAAAATTTGCGAACTTACCAACACGACACGAAATCTTGAAAATCAGAACTGAACCCCTTATTTTTCGGAAGCGAGGGCGGGTCTTGGTTGATGACTTTGGCCAATACCTCGAAATCAGTCTTGCAGTCTTGATAGGGAAACACCCCCGTAGCCAGTTCCACAAGAGTTATTCCCAAGGACCAAACGTCAGCACGAACATCATAATCAGGATTTTCGGGGTTCGGTTCTATTCTCTCGGGCTACATCATGAAAATAACAATAATTTTAGTCCGTCCCAATTATTGTGGTTTGTACAGTTTACTTACAGCCATGTATGCTGCACAGCCAGCACTTCTTGTTTTAGCCATTGAATCAACCAACCTACCGCTTATACCAAAATCACACAATTTGACATTTCCCTTTTCGTCAAGGAGAATGTTTGAAGGTTTAACATCACGATGCATCACCCCATGTTTGTCTTTAAGATAAGACAGAGCTTCGACCGTCTGGAACGTTTATAGTGTTTCAACATACTTTTTGGCTACACTTTACTTCAGTACAAGCAACAACGCATATTTACGAACACTTTAGCTGAGGAATGGAAAAGGTAAAGATGATGAAAACAATAGAATTCTATGAATTGTCACTCGAACTAAGTAAAGTTTTACCTACTTTCTTAACTTCCACCAACTAAAGAACTTTTAGCTAAAAACACTTACAGCTACCGTCACTTTTCCGAGAATTCTTTCAGGAATAGGTTTTTTGAGTTTCTTCAGTAATTTATCGAAACAGGTAGCCATCAGTTCCATACATATCCAAACCTCTGATTCTGTTATAAAACAGCCCAAACACTGCACAATAAATTTACAATCGTGACTCTTGAGGACCACTTCAATATCCATGATGATTCTTTTATTCTCTTCAGAATTTCCAGATCTTCTCATTTGCTGGAAAGGAACGTTGAAAGAATTTATAATACACGAAAATAAGATTCTTACTTTAACAGCAATAATTTCGTTACTCTTCTTGTGTTTCATTTTATAAACATGGCCGCAAGTTCCATGTCCCAACTCTTCAATAAGTTCTAGATCTTTGATATCAGTGTTATATTcaatgttatttattttcagttttccacttattttcattatttccttAAGCTTTGTTTCAGTCTCAATGTTTTGTTGTCTATTAATTGTAAACTTCAAGGCATTAGGCCTTGGTGTTACTCTTCGTGGCTCGCCTACTTCCATGGGCACTTAAAAGGAAATTAATATGTTTCAAATAAGTCAAAGTACAAGTGAACAAGTCAACAATGAATTATTTCAGTAATTAAATAAAATACCATCATACTGAAAACATAGGTTATGAAACTGTCAAATAAGCTTAATTGAATTTCTTATTTgctaatattttttcattaatcaGAATATTCCATAACAAAAGGATTGCAAGAATACAGGACAAAGTTATCATAATAAATATTGATGTTAGATCATGTAATATGTAACCcaatcaggcaacaattttctcaaaaattggATAGCCTGTATACAAAAGGATATGCTAAGCTCACATGAAAGATTCCTCCGATTAGGACTGGTCCCTCCACCAGGACTTGCCCGAATTCCATTTGTTGGGAGGCCGTTTGGCTGCCTTATACGATTAAGCATCTCGTCTATTTTCTCTTGACTAGACATTATGAAATTGTTCGGCTACTCTACAGCAGTCAGTTTAATCATTTGGACACAAATCCTTGACTTTGAACACACATTGTGCCctaatattaataattttctGTTTGTTTGTTAAATACTTGAAAGAGAATAGAGGATGGAGGAGCACAGAACAATCGAAGACCATTCAAAACTAATGAcatttgaagtttgaatttgaaatttaattGACATTCTTCACTGACTGTATTGACAGATGAATTCACCTAAATTATTCAGTAAGGaatgagaaattttttattgtaataTGTGAAAAAAGCTGGAGTTCTGATCGATGATTCCTAAGAAAATTGTTTACCCAAGACTGAAATGTTCCCATTTTCTTTTCTATGTGATATCAAAGAGGAGAAATTAATGTTCTGTGGGAGATCCTCTTTGGTGATAATTCTGTGAtcagaaatttgaatattcgGCGGTGAGTTTGAAATCAATAAACAATTATCtcaaattaatgaaattcgGAGTGGATACAATCATATTTTCTGTAATTTTGATCATTTCACTATGAGTCTGAATAAAACgacaatcagaaaaaaaattcagaaagcATAGAATTAGGAGGAAAAAACAAATGCTCACTTTTCGATCTTCTGGAAAAAATTGGCTCCTGAAAAATACTCAATTTCGTTTCAGTTCGGCATACAGGTAGCATCAAAATGGGTGAAGGACTCAAAGCGTTTCACGAGATAACAAGAAATATTAATAATcaagatgaaaaaatttggcGTCAAACTGCTGCAAAGAAATGTAAGTTTTTCTTGATTACATACATGGTAAATGATCAAATTTATAACTTTGGTTGCCATTCAATGCAGCTTTAGAGAATTCACAAATCAGTTGTATGTAGATTTTTCCTGTAGTCAACATCAATATGGAACTGATATATACCTACATATGCTTTCTTtgtctattttttcaaatgcacatTAGAGTACGCGAAATTCATATTTTGTTTCAACCCAAATAAAGCTCTTAACTAAATATGATATTTCCCAATCTGGAAGTAGAAATCAAACCTCCTCCTATACAGTTTTGTATGCGTAAACTTAAGGATTATTATTCCTCCTCCACCTTGAAGGTTTGAAGAAGGAATTTGAGAAAATGGAAGAGCAATCAAAACGATATGAAGTTCTAATCGCAACTCTCAAAAAAGATCCGCTATACAAGAAACATGAAGAGTTTGCGCGACTACTGGAGGATAATATGAAAGAGTAAGTAAAGTGGCTTGTAGCACTCAATACAAAAGGGTTAATGTCATTTTGTAACTTGAGTTGTAACGTTTAATAACACAATTTCGTAAATATTCAGGCACATACAAACACACAAATTAGTGTCGCTGGCTATAAACGCCCAGAACGAAGAAACCGAACGAAAAATCAAAGACATCAAATCTTGGGATGAAAAATACGAACAGGTCATCTCCGACCTCAAGGAAGCCTacgatttgaagaaaaaattcatgGAATCCACCAATCCCAcctacaaaaaatttttggaaatcgagGCTTCTCGAAAAGGGGCCGAGGTACTGCTGAAGCAGCTGACAGCTTCTTCTGAGAGACGCCGAAGGAGCGAGGAACAGTTGGAATCGATAAAGGAGAAAATTTTCCACAAGACAATCTTGAACTTCGTCAACGCCGTCATAAGGAAGAAGAAGCACCAGGAAATCAGTTCCAAGTTGAAAGTTTTAGCGGATAAAAAGATACAAATGGTGAGGGGAATGTTTGAAGCCCAGGAAGCAAGTAAGTTTAAATATATGCGTCGATAGAAGATTTTGGTGGATATCGAAAAAACGGTTCATGTGTTCAGTATGTCTCACTTTGGtatgaatttattgaattcatttCGATTTTTCAACAGTGAAAAAACTTCGAGTCCGGCCCACTCAAATACCAAGCGCTATGTTCACAAGAAGGGTAAGTTCAGTTTGTCCTTCGTATTCGTTATTTACTTTTGTCAACGTGTCAAAATAGGTCCCAAATTTGCCAGCATCAACAGGAATTTGgaatagaaatgaaaaaaggaGTATGATAGGTGAGTagaattttttcaggaagaatACTGCGtaaaaaagaataattttttcataagttcatcACAATCCAATTTTTTTGCATTAACTGACTTTGAATAATGAATTAAATCTCATTTTACAACCCATATCCCCAATGTTAATGCTTATTTTTATTAGAGTTGCCACAGCATATAAACCAGCAGAAACGAATTGCTGTGGAGCAAAAGAATCCTGcaacaaaagaaaaaacaggAAAAAAAGATAATTCAGAAACAATCATACCACCTACTCCTAAAAGGCACGCTCCAAATCGATTAAATATCATCAGCAATAAAATCATTGCTTTGCCACCCCTAAAAACCATCCTAAGCAGGCAGCGATCAAGGATGAACACGTCCCTCAACCGAAGTTTATGCGATACTTCCTTCACCAGTCCTGCCAACAGTCAAACTGATAAACCCAAGAAGCCGGATACTAGCAACAAACTCAGCCAGGAAAACCAGGCTCAAACTGATCATcagtttcaaaacgtcaaagaGACTGCAGTGGAAAATAAGACAGCCATGGAACCACCACCGACAAAGATGGCCAAACCATCGGATTATTTAAAAAATCTAAAATTCACCAGTCAGTCCAACAAGTTTAATATGCCTAAAATAACATCAAGTCCACTCTGTAAACAACCTAGTCAGGCGAATGTGATGCAGAAAACGTCGATCCTGAAGAGTCAAGCTGTGAAGAGGAGGCTGAACAcaagtattcaggaaattgagTCAGATTTAAGCCAAAGAAAAAGGGCAAGTCTCACTTCGTatagtttatttttatttgttccaAATCGATTTCACTTTCCAGGAGAAAAATGTGAACTTTGCAAGCCCAATACAGCAACATAGGGAGATAGATCACACCTTATCCTCGAATGAAGAGAACTCAAGTTCGTTGAATGCAACTTCTAACATGAATACGAGTGGATTTTTGGATGAACCGATGGCGTTGACTCCTGCAAATGGTAAAGCCTCCTAATAAACATGATCATTTAATAAATTTGCTTGTTTTCAGATGAATTCACAATGATGGGAAATCCAGAATTCAGTTTTGGTCCATCCAGTaagtaaaatttgaattttaaggAGTTTAAAAGTATTTATAATACCTGGTATCTGATgcagaaaaaataattcattctttTTGTTACAGGTGATATCCAGTCTGGCAAAAACCATGGAAATGGTACCAACATGACTCCAAGTAAACATTCAAGgcttttttcattcaaattatgATAAAATACTCTTTTTCAGTGTCTATATTTGGCGAAACAAATGATACAGGATCGTTTGGATTTTCTTTCGGTGGCTTATCCAAAACAGATGAAATGTGGGATTTGTTTGGATAGGTACCTTTGGATTTCTTTCTTCAAGTGTTGTTATTGTTATTACTGAATTGTTATTTGACGATTAAATTGTTCAATGTTAAATTGGGGAACAAGAAACTTGTAGTTTTTCAGTGTTTTACCAATTAAATAATTCGGTTACAGAGActtctcttcttttcaattttgtgaagAAACATGTTCAATATGTTCTGATTCAGCAAACACAAactcaatttattgaaaattcgaaatatgAATAATTACAACTTAGACGAAAATGAAGTATTTACATGAAATATCTTCAGCATGTCGAAACGCATTTCAAACATCTTTCACCTGAAAAACTCATTCCAGTTCAAGATCTGAAATTTAAGGATTTTCGCTTCTATCTCCATTTGGCAACATCGACCACAGAATCCCATAACACGACTTTTCGCTATCGATGAGTTAAATCAGCACTACCCACCCCTGTCAAAGATCGGTGCTAACCTCACTCTTGTCAAATTGACACTGTTTGTCTACATTTGCTTttggtaaacgtcaaaaatctcCAATTTCCGATCTGGCCCTGGATCAAGAGTCTTAGCTCGGCACGCTCtggttattcgtctttcgtttgcGACTTTTTGCGGCCCTCAAGATGCAGCCATTCCTCAACCCTCTAAATCTGTCTTTAACGAGTTCACCGACTCAATTTTATTCTAACTTATTCAGGAGTCTCTGTTTTAGGGTCAATCGGTGAAAAGATTTTAGAGAACCAGTAGAGTTAGAGTAACTGGCATTTGTGAATATTTCATGATTTGATTAATGCACAAAACAATCTTTTTATTTGAATATACATTAACGATAAGAAAGAACATAATTGAATGGAAGATGTATTACTCAAATTTCACATTTCATCTACTTGCATTCCTCATGGTATGGTTCCAGCATGCGTAAATCTCTCCATGTAGGTGGAAGATTACCCCTCAGGTGATTTCCACACCTCTTACAAGGTGCATTAAATAAGGTGACGTAACTGTGAAGCCAATGCATAAAGGATCTCACAGCCAATTCCGGCATTTGAGGTGAATGGAAATGCAACATGGCTGCGTGACAATTTTCAGTCACTTTCCTAAATACCCTATATCTAGATTCAGTCCATAAATCAGTAGATTCACTATGAGCTTTGACAACAACCCATTCTATTATGAGACCTTTGAAAGCTATCATCGCTTTGAACACCCTCCCGAGGGATGCttgaataactggatttggtacaAACGGTCTATTACAAATGATTGTCACATCTGGTAAGAGCCTGTCAATACCAGTTATAAGATTCTCAATTACTTCTGGAGGAACATTGTGATTACTCGTCTGGGTTTTCCTTCTTTTAGTTCCAAATGTCTTGTAGGTTTTATTGAAAGAGTTTGATGCAAGTATAGTTGCGGCTATTGCACTGTACTCTCTTATTTTATCAGTCCATTTGTAACTATTAACCAGTTGCCCATATAACTGTTGTCTTTCTAAAGTGGTTTCCTGCGATAAATGGGTACTGTTGCCCAAAGTAAAAGGCCCTGGTGGGGTAGTTAACGTGGAAACTGCGTTCTCAACATCTCTAAGATTATTGTTGACGAGAGTGAGGAGGTCTTGTAATTCCAATATAAATTTGTTTTCCTTGCCTTCATCTCCATGATCAGCTCGTAAGCCACTACTTAACGACTCAAAAACGCTGCGTACGTTTGAACGTAATACCTTGACATTATTTAATGCTACATTTAGCTGTTCAATGTCACGGTCCATAATTTCTGCACGATACTCAAATCTTATTGATGGAATCAGTTCCTAAACATCGTAATAAACCTTGTTAACTAACACAATAaaaatcacagaacacaaatataaACATAACCTGAAAAATGTACAACCATAAAGAAAGCACCCGACTGACAGAACCGTCACTGGGAAAAAGAAGTTTACCtcataatttttataatttcacgaaaaaaaatGTGACCCAGTGAACATTATTAATCGGTCAGCAGTAATTTGGTAGTGTGATTAAAACTCATTTTAGAATGGAATAATGGAGCATTCAATTTAAACAGACCGTCTACTTGTAGGAACGCCCATTAATATTTAATGAcccattaaaattaaaaatgagtttttagctttaatggggcattaaatCTCAATGGACATTCCTGCAACtatttttgaatgaataatGAAGATTTCTTTGTCTGACAGATGGCGATCACGTCTTCATCTGTTGATTCTTAAGAAGGCTGTATAAACCCACCTTAAATTCTACATATTCATCAGGATAGAAATAGACATCGTTTGGAGAACATGACAAAGATTCGGATTTTTTGGATATTCTTCGAAGGATCTGATGGACAGACGGGAAGTGTTTTGAATGCTGGCAAGGCTTGAAAAACACCCATTTTAAAATGTAATACACATACAACTGTTTATTAAGACATGTAAATCAGTCCTCTCTTTTTAAATGACGGACAAATATACCTAAAACTTTCGGAAGCAGGTGgtctcaaaaacaaaacagtatcagtaatatcaatgaaaataaaacacaattaatataagtaaaatgacaatgaaataataaaaaacggCATTGAATGGATTAGTACGGAAAAAAGGTGCATGTTTGAAAATCTGTGGAACACAGGATATTTGGTAAGTGGAACAGTGCGAGAATCGGATTACACCGTTGTAAAATCACTAACAATTGAATCGATCAGATTGTTGTTCGTTTTTCTACAGATTATTTTTAGTCAATTAACAATATCAGAGTTAAAACGCCTCTAAAACTGATGTCGAAGTGGAACGGGTAGAAAACCGGGGGAAACTGCGGGTTAACGTTTACAAAATCAGCCGGGAGCAATAAATTATACATATATCAGGCGTTTTCAGTAaatacaattaaaaaaaaaagaagaaaaacttAACTACTGATTAATGGGAGAGAACATTTTGTAATTGAAAATGTGCGTGGGTGCTATGGTCGGATTAGTTATCAAATATAAACAATTCTTAGTGGAATTCAATAATGCAATTTGGGGTCACAACTCGAACAATGTTTGTCTCAGAATTCAAATGTCTAGCACCTGTTGCATAATTTCTATATATACAAATTAAATAGATTATCGATTaccaaaattaaatataataaCATAGAAGAATATAGATTATaaatcagaattcaattccgTGTACAAACTAAACATTGAATTAAAAACAATTCATTTTCAGCTTGAATGTTTATGTCCTGCTTGGAGCTGATTATTCGCgttctcaaaaattatttttagaaaacaGAGTACATGCTTTTTTTGGACTCCTAAGTAGTACTGCTAAAATACATCACAATGCATTGAAATGCACTTGCAGGAATAGAACATTATGATCGAATTATTatacatataataaaaactCACTCGTTTCATGATTATCGGTTTTCATACCACTGCATGAGCCGAGCACAATCCCCTCCATACCCAACGTGAGCAGAGCTAGCTGTCAACAGGTGCCTGCCTCTGCTCAAAGTGCCAAATCTATGCTTTTAATGAATATATTCCATttcgataataataaaaaaacgatCGAAAAATATCGCACTGATGTGACACCTGGTATATTGGGTTTTTAAAAGATACAATCGAAAGAGGAAAACATGTAACACGTGCGGACTGAAGCTCAACAATACAAACACTTGTAGCTTCAGACTACACAAAAATTaaccaaaaaagaaaaactaagcAAGCGCTAAACCCTACGATGAAATAAGACGCCAGACAAGGGCACGCTTGCCCTAACAACATTATCATCTCAAAAAACATAAAAACGTAACTTCCACAATTTAATTTATAAAGTaatcaaaaacaaatttacatttaaaaattttgaaaattccaaCATTGTATAAGAGCATCATCAATCAACTCAACAAATATAAAAACGAATGCAGATAGGTAATTAATTAAATTAGATAAG
The window above is part of the Coccinella septempunctata chromosome 8, icCocSept1.1, whole genome shotgun sequence genome. Proteins encoded here:
- the LOC123318810 gene encoding golgin IMH1-like — protein: MGEGLKAFHEITRNINNQDEKIWRQTAAKKCLKKEFEKMEEQSKRYEVLIATLKKDPLYKKHEEFARLLEDNMKEHIQTHKLVSLAINAQNEETERKIKDIKSWDEKYEQVISDLKEAYDLKKKFMESTNPTYKKFLEIEASRKGAEVLLKQLTASSERRRRSEEQLESIKEKIFHKTILNFVNAVIRKKKHQEISSKLKVLADKKIQMVRGMFEAQEAMKKLRVRPTQIPSAMFTRRVPNLPASTGIWNRNEKRSMIELPQHINQQKRIAVEQKNPATKEKTGKKDNSETIIPPTPKRHAPNRLNIISNKIIALPPLKTILSRQRSRMNTSLNRSLCDTSFTSPANSQTDKPKKPDTSNKLSQENQAQTDHQFQNVKETAVENKTAMEPPPTKMAKPSDYLKNLKFTSQSNKFNMPKITSSPLCKQPSQANVMQKTSILKSQAVKRRLNTSIQEIESDLSQRKREKNVNFASPIQQHREIDHTLSSNEENSSSLNATSNMNTSGFLDEPMALTPANDEFTMMGNPEFSFGPSSDIQSGKNHGNGTNMTPMSIFGETNDTGSFGFSFGGLSKTDEMWDLFG
- the LOC123318809 gene encoding dual specificity mitogen-activated protein kinase kinase 7-like isoform X2, with translation MSSQEKIDEMLNRIRQPNGLPTNGIRASPGGGTSPNRRNLSLPMEVGEPRRVTPRPNALKFTINRQQNIETETKLKEIMKISGKLKINNIEYNTDIKDLELIEELGHGTCGHVYKMKHKKSNEIIAVKQMRRSGNSEENKRIIMDIEVVLKSHDCKFIVQCLGCFITESEVWICMELMATCFDKLLKKLKKPIPERILGKVTVATVEALSYLKDKHGVMHRDVKPSNILLDEKGNVKLCDFGISGRLVDSMAKTRSAGCAAYMAPERIEPNPENPDYDVRADVWSLGITLVELATGVFPYQDCKTDFEVLAKVINQDPPSLPKNKGFSSDFQDFVSCCLRKQHQSRPKYRELKKHAFIKKYETEEVNVGKWFIEAVDEADRSANRQSLTPSAFRRFFTSQQPQAVKAASAATPPFTPLPVNGNAASPYRLLSDTPPTSDARPTDPRATHSSRLGAFQSLTGQRARAQPVEDAKPPPNGLRETNYFVLSPKRDSPLPLPGSLRDDAIKFGSPVLPRRQVDSPLGSPYPQKRGVSESRWRTPNTSPLPLRANQPGDADCCCSNTSPIVFQRFIHQQKQQQLAKEAEEEAKYNPGTSHHRLLYPHLVDCQKALQYLGRLSIRKLGSTIRQSLIDAFCHDS
- the LOC123318809 gene encoding dual specificity mitogen-activated protein kinase kinase 7-like isoform X1 produces the protein MSSQEKIDEMLNRIRQPNGLPTNGIRASPGGGTSPNRRNLSLPMEVGEPRRVTPRPNALKFTINRQQNIETETKLKEIMKISGKLKINNIEYNTDIKDLELIEELGHGTCGHVYKMKHKKSNEIIAVKQMRRSGNSEENKRIIMDIEVVLKSHDCKFIVQCLGCFITESEVWICMELMATCFDKLLKKLKKPIPERILGKVTVATVEALSYLKDKHGVMHRDVKPSNILLDEKGNVKLCDFGISGRLVDSMAKTRSAGCAAYMAPERIEPNPENPDYDVRADVWSLGITLVELATGVFPYQDCKTDFEVLAKVINQDPPSLPKNKGFSSDFQDFVSCCLRKQHQSRPKYRELKKHAFIKKYETEEVNVGKWFIEAVDEADRSANRQSLTPSAFRRFFTSQQPQAVKAASAATPPFTPLPVNGNAASPYRLLSDTPPTSDARPTDPRATHSSRLGAFQSLTGQRARAQPVEDAKPPPNGLRETNYFVLSPKRDSPLPLPGSLRDDAIKFGSPVLPRRQVDSPLGSPYPQKRGVSESRWRTPNTSPLPLRANQPGDADCCCSNTSPIVFQRFIHQQKQQQLAKEAEEEAKYNPGKKRFTSYIKLQLNGDKNGRSSPRHQSPEPPPRLSRLNGDSPLPLRKNILDSNGASPSLSRSSMKNNEE
- the LOC123318652 gene encoding mediator of RNA polymerase II transcription subunit 27 codes for the protein MDRDIEQLNVALNNVKVLRSNVRSVFESLSSGLRADHGDEGKENKFILELQDLLTLVNNNLRDVENAVSTLTTPPGPFTLGNSTHLSQETTLERQQLYGQLVNSYKWTDKIREYSAIAATILASNSFNKTYKTFGTKRRKTQTSNHNVPPEVIENLITGIDRLLPDVTIICNRPFVPNPVIQASLGRVFKAMIAFKGLIIEWVVVKAHSESTDLWTESRYRVFRKVTENCHAAMLHFHSPQMPELAVRSFMHWLHSYVTLFNAPCKRCGNHLRGNLPPTWRDLRMLEPYHEECK